The genomic window GGCACGGCACGGCCGGGACGGAGCTGACGGCGAGGGTCAGAATCCGCCCCGCCGGGAGGAAGGCGCGGGGCGCTCAGGCCGTGGCGGGGAGGGAGCGCCGCGCGCCCCACGACCACAGCCCAAAGGCTGCGATCGCAGGCACCAGGGTAGCGAGCAGGAAGGGCGAGACCCCCAGCCCCGCGGCGCGCGAGAGGGCGAAGGGCCCGGCGATGCCGCCCAGCGAGAAGAGGGCGTAGAACACGCCGAAGGCGCTGCCGCGCTTGCCCTCGGGGCTCGAGGCCACCAGGGCGGCGAGGGCGGCGGGGAAGACCAGGCCGAACCCCAGCCCGTACACCGCCATGGCCGCGACCATCAGAGGAAGGCGATCCACGAAGGCCAAAAGGCCGCAGCCGAGCCCCAGCAGGACCGCGCCCACCGCCATTGCCCGCATGGCCCCGAGCCGGCGCGAGAGGTTGCCCAGGGGCGAGACGAAGACGGCGATCGCCATGACGGCGAAGGTGCTGAACAGCGCCCCGGTCATGGCCCCCCTGTAGCCCATGGCCTTGAGGTGGGGGGGCAGGGCGAAGACCAGCCCGCCGTTCATGTACATGAGGATGAAGGCGCCGAGGTAGGCGGGCAAGAGCCTGCGATCGCCGAGGATTTCGACCAGATCCCTGAGGCCCACGTCCTGGTCCCCCGCGCCCGAGGCGGTCCCGCGCAGGCCGAAGGCGAGCACCACCCCCATCAGGACGAGGAAGCCGCCGATGGCGCCGTAGGCGCCCGCATGGCCGAGGAGGTCCGAGAGGCCGCCCGCCACCGGCGGGCCGATCATCGCCGAGAGGCCGATGGTGACGCCGGACCGGGCCATGCCCTGGGCGCGCTTCTCGTCCGGGAGATGGAGGCTCAAGAGGGCGTAGGCCGCGGGGGTGACCACCGAGAAGGCCAGGCCGTTGAGCATCAGGAGGACGACGAGCGGAGCGATCCCCGTGGCGGTGCCGCACAGGCCGAGGGCCGCGGCACCCGCGAGGAGGCCCGCGACGAGGACCGCGACCTTGTCGAAGCGATCGACCACGAGCCCGGCGAACAGGTTGCCCACCAGGTTCGCGATCGAGTAGGCCGAGACGGCGAGCGCCACGAGCCCCAGATCGGTGCTGAGGCCCCGGGCGAAGACCGGGGTCAGGGCGACCTGCAGGAACAGGTTGAGGAAGCTCGTGACGATGGCCAGGTAGATGAAGGGCAAGGGGGATCGGATGGGGGCCTCGCTTTCCGGCTGACGCGCGCCCATCAGTATACCGCTAACCCGCCCCCCAGGCCCCGGAGGCCCCGAACGATTGACGGTGATGTTAACATTTCGTAAAATTTCGTATTGCTTCGATTCAGAGGGAGGAGCCGCCATGACGTCAACGATGGAAACCAAGCAAGGCATCGAGGCCGGGTTCGTGACCTATCCCGGTCCAAAGGGCCGGCTCCAGGGCTACCTGGCGCGCCCCGTCGACGGCAAGCCTCACCCCGGCGTGATCCTGGTTCAGGAGTGGTGGGGGATCGAGCCCCACATCAAGCAGTTGACCGAGCGCCTCTCCCGCGAGGGCTACGTGGTGCTCGCCCCGGACCTGTATCACGGCCGGGTCGCCGCCGAGCCGAGCGCGGCCGAGAAGGAGATGATGGCCCTCAACAAGGAGGCCGCCGTCGAGGAGATCGCGCGCGCCATCGCCTACCTCCAGGGGCGCGAGGACGTGAGCCCCAAGAAGCTCGGCATGACCGGCTTCTGCATGGGGGGGTACCTCACCTGGCTCACGGCCGAGGCGACCAACGGCCAGCTGGCCGCGATCGCGCCCTTCTACGCGGGCTTCTACGAGCCGAGCGCCGACGACATCCGGCGCGTGTCGGCGCCGGTGCTCGCGGTCTGGGGCGCCGAGGACGCCTCGATCCCCGCCGAGGCCAGAGACCAGGTGGTGAGCCTCTTGGAGCAGGAGGGCAAGACCTTCAAGGCCCTGGTGCTCGAGGCCCCTCACGCCTTCATGAACGACACGCGCCCCCGCTTCCGCAAGGAGGCCGCGGACGAGGCCTGGAAAGAGCTTCTCGCCTGGTTCGACCACTACCTGCGCGCGTGAGGAGACAGGCGTCATCACGCTGTCTTCATTCCGAGGCCGTTTTCAGCCCGTCGCCGGGCGGGTAGAAAGCTGCCTAGCGGGATCGATGTCGATGACGTAGCGAGCAACATAGCCATTCGAGGGGGGCCCGCCGCTTCGAAAGGACCTCGCATGCTACGAAAGATCCGGGCGAGCCTCGCCCTGAAGGTCACCAGCGCGCTGGTGGTTGTTCTGGCCATCCTGCTGGGCGGGTTTGCGGCCTTGATCATCAACTACACCGCGACCACCATCCAGAACAACCTCATCGGCAAGGGGCGCGGCCTCGCCCGCGAGGGCGCCACCATCACCGCCAAGCTGTTCGAGGACGGCATCCGGGCCAAGGCCTTGACGCTGGACGACGCGTTCGACGAGCGCTACGTCGAGATTCCCGGCGTCGCGCCCAAGAAGTACCACACGCGCTTCGACGCCTTCACCGACAAGGCGTTCCTCGCCATCGAGGACACCTTCCTCGACGACGAGGACATCCTCTTCGCCGTCGCCGCCGACCGCAACGGCTACATTCCCACCCACAACACCAAGTTCGCCAAGCCCCTGACCGGGGATCCCGAGAAGGACAAGGCGGGCAACCGAACCAAGCGCCTCTTCGACGACCCGGTCGGGCTCAAGGCGGCCCGGAACACCCAGGAGGAGGTCCTCGTCCAGCTCTACCGCCGCGACACCGGCGAGCTCATGTGGGACGTGTCCTCGCCGATCCTGGTGGAGGGGCGCCACTGGGGTACCTTCCGGGTCGGTTTCTCAAAGGCGCGGGTCGATGCGGTCGTCAACACCTTCATCTGGCGGATGCTGCTCGCCTCGGGCTTCATCCTGACGGCGCTGAGCCTGCTGGTCTTCTTCCTGCTGCGGCGATCGCTCAGGCCCCTGGAGGACATGGCGCGGGCGCTCGAGGGCATCGCCGTCGGCGAGCTGGACCAGAAGGTCGCGGTCCGGAGCCGGGACGAGATCGGCCGCATGGCCCTGGACTTCTCCCGGATGGTGGCCTACCTCAAGGAGGTCGCGAGCGTCGCCCAGGCCATGAGCCGCGGGGATCTGAGCCGCAGCGTCGTGCCCAAGAGCGATCGCGACCAGTTCGGCATCGCCATCTCCTTGATGGTCGGCGAGCTGCGCGGGATCATCGGCCAGGTGCGCCACGCCGCCCACGACGTGGCCCGCGGGGCCGACGTGGCCCAGGGGGCGCTCTCCGAGACGTCGGGGGCCATGGCCGAGATGTCCGGCAGCATTCGCCATGTCTCGGGCAACGCGCATGAGCTCGTCTCCTACGTGGGCGAGGCCTCCAGCTCCATCGAGCAGATGATGGCCTCGATCCGGACGGTCGCGGGCAACACCGACAACCTGGAGGCCGCGGTCAACCAGACGTCCGCGAGCATCGAGGAGATGGCCTCCTCGATCCAGCAGGTCGCCCTCAACGTCAAGCAGGCCAACCGGGTCGCCGAGCGGTCCTCCGAGGCCGCCGAGGGGGGACGCGAGGCCGTGGGGCGAACCATCGACGGCATGAGTCGCGTCAACCAAGTCATGCAGGAGGTGATCGTCTCGATCGAGAAGCTCGGCAAGAGCTCGACCGAGATCGGCAACATCGTGGCGGTGATCGACGACATCGCCGACCAGACCAACCTGCTCGCCCTCAACGCGGCCATCGAGGCGGCGCGCGCCGCCGAGCACGGCCGAGGCTTCGCGGTGGTTGCCGACGAGGTCCGCAAGCTCGCCGAGCGCTCGGCCACGGCCACCAAGGAGATCGCGGACCTGATCAAGGGGATCCAGCACGAGACCGACGAGGCCGTACGCTCCGCCCGGCAGGGCGATGCGGCCCTGCAGGAGGGGACCCGCCTCGCGCAGGTGGCGGGCGAGGCGCTCGAGGGGATGGTCAGCTCGGTCCGGGAGGTCTCGGGCCTGATGACCCAGATTGCCCAGGCGACCTCGGAGCAGAGCCACGCCGCCGAGCAGATCACCGTGGCGGTTACCAGCATGAACGCCCTGACCAGCGAGGTCACGGCCGCCACGCGTGAGCAGGCGGTGGGATCCGAGCAGATCGTCAAGGTGGTGGAGGGCATGCACCGCATGACCCAGGAGGTCTCGCTCGCGACCAGCGAGCAGATGAAAACCGGCGATCAGGTGGTGCGCTCGGTCGAGCACATCCACCAGCTCTCGACCGGCCTGCACCGGGAGGCCCAGGCCCTGAGCGAGGCGGTCGCCTTCTTCCAGGACGCCGAGCAAGAGAGCAAGGCCCTGGTGGCGGCCCGGCCGTAGTCTCGAAGCAAAGGCAAGGGGGCCGGGCGGAACTTCCGCCCGGCCCCCTTGCGCGAGGAGGGATCTAGTGGACCGCGTGCGCGGCTTCCTTGAGCACCTCGGACAGGGTGGGGTGCGCGTGCATGGTGCGGGCGATGTCCTCGGCGCTGCCGCCGAACTCCATCACCGAGACGGCCTCGGCCAAGAGCTCCGAGACGTTGGGCCCGATCATGTGGACGCCGAGCACCTTGTCGGTCTTGGCGTCGGCGATCACCTTGATGAAGCCGCGGGTGTCGTTGTGGCCCAGGGCGCGGCCGTTGAAGGCGAACTGGTAGCTGCCCTTCTTGTAGGCGACGCCGGCGGCCTTGAGCTGCTCCTCGGTCTTGCCGACCCACGCGATCTCGGGCGAAGTGTAGATCACCCAGGGAATCGCGTCGTAGTTGACGCTGCCCGCCTGGCCCGCCAGGCGCTCGACCAGGGCCACGGCCTCGGACTCGGCCTTGTGGGCGAGCATGGCCCCGCCGATCACGTCGCCGATGGCGTAGATGCCGTCCAGGTTGGTGCGGTACTCGGTGGTCGCCACGAAGCCGCGCTCGTCGAGCGCGAGGCCCACGGCCTCGGCCCCCAGGCCCTTGGTGTTGGGCACGCGGCCGATCGAGACGATCAGCTTGTCGCATTCGAGGGTCTTCTCTTCGCCGTTCTCGGTGTAGGTCACCTTGACCCCGGCGCCCGTGGCGTCCACCCTGTCGATGGAGACGCCCATGTGCAGGTCGAGGCCCTGGGCGGTGAGCTGCTTGAGGGCCTCCTTGGCCACCTGGCCGTCCGCGGCGGCGAGGAAGGCGGGGGCGGCTTCCAGGACGGTCACCTGGGCGCCGAGGCGGCGCCAGACGCTGCCCAGCTCGAGGCCGATGACGCCCGCGCCGATGACGCCGAGCTTCTTGGGGACCTCGGTGAAGGAGAGCGCGCCCGCGTTCTCGACGACCTTGTCGCCGTCGAAGGGGGCGATGGGCAGGGCGCGGGGCGAGGAGCCGGTCGCGACGATCACGTTCTTGGCGCCGATCTCCTGATCGCCGCTCGCGATGACCCAGACTTCGCCGTCCTTGCGGACCAGGCGGCCGAGGCCGTGGATCGAGGTGACCTTGGCCTTGCGGAACATGCCGGCGATGCCGCCCGAGAGCTTGGCGACGACCGATTCCTTGCGCGAGAGCATCTTGGTGACGTCGATCGAGGCGCCGGTGACGGTGATGCCGTGATCGCCCAGCTCGTGCCGGATCTGCTCGTAGCGCTCCGAGGTGTCGAGGAGGGCCTTGGAGGGGATGCAGCCCACGTTGAGGCAGGTGCCGCCGAGGCTGGGCTTGCCTTCCTTGTTCGAGCCGTCGTCGATGCAGGCGGTCTTGAAGCCGAGCTCGCCCGCGCGAATGGCCGCCACGTATCCGCCGGGGCCGCCGCCGATGACCACTACGTCGAAAATGTCCACGATGAAAATCCTCTTGCTGATGGGGTAATGGGGTTTCCCCCCTCGCCCCGAAGGGTGAGGGGGGAACGGGGGGTTAGAGCTTGAGCAGCATGCGGGCGGGATCCTCGAGCAGGTTCTTGACCGTGACGAGGAACTGGACTGCCTCCTTGCCGTCGATGATGCGGTGATCGTACGACAGCGCCAGGTACATCATCGGGCGGATCACCACCTGGCCGTTCTCGGCCACGGGGCGCTCGGTGATGTTGTGCATCCCGAGGATCGCGCTCTGCGGCTGGTTGACGATGGGGGTCGAGAGCATCGAGCCGAAGGTGCCGCCGTTGGTGATCGAGAAGGTACCGCCGGTCATGTCCTCGAGGGTCAGCTTGCCGGCGCGGGCCTTGTCGGCGTAGGCGGCGATCGCCTTCTCGATGTCGGCCAGGCTCATGCCGTCGGTGTCGCGCAGGATGGGCACGACCAGGCCGCGCTCGGAGGCCACCGCGATGCCGATGTCGAAGAAGCCGTGGTAGACGATGTCGTTGCCCTCGACCGAGGCGTTGACGACCGGGAACTGCTTGAGGGCCTCGGTCACGGCCGCCACGAAGAAGCTCATGAAGCCCAGCTTGATGCCGTACTTCTTGACGAACTGGTCCTGGTACTTCTTGCGAAGGTCCATGACCGGCTTCATGTTGACCTCGTTGAAGGTCGTCAAGAGCGCGGCGGTGTTCTGGACCTCCTTGAGGCGCTGGGCGATGCGGGCGCGGATGCGGGTCATGGGCACGCGCTGGCTGGGGCGAACGCCGACGGGCAGGGCCACGGGGGCGGCAGGGGCCACGGCGGCCTTGGGGGCCTCCACGTGGGCCATGACGTCGCCCTTGGTCAGGCGGCCGTCCTTGCCGGTGCCCGCGATCGCCTGGGCGTCCACGCCCGTCTCGGCGACCATCTTGCGGACGGCCGGGCTCAGCTCGGTGCTCACCGGCTTGGCTCCTGCGGCCGGAGCGGCGGCAGGAGCCGCGGGGGCCTCGACGGCCGCGGGGGCGCTCGCCGCTGCGGCAGCCTCGGTGTCGATGACCGCGAGCAGGTCGTTGGTCTCGACGGTGTCGCCTTCCTTCTTGAGGATCGAGGTGACCACGCCGCCGGCCTGGGCCGTCACCTCGAGCACGACCTTGTCGGTCTCGATGCCGATCAGCATGTCGCCGCGCTCGACGCGATCGCCGACCTTCTTGTTCCAGTCGAGCAGCGTCCCTTCGCTGATCGATTCCGAGAATACGGGAACTTTGACCTCTAGAAGCATGATGTCTCCTGACGCTATACCGAGGCCTTCACGCCGAGCGGGGCGACCCGCTCGGGGAAGAGAGCCTGGTTGATGATGGCTTGTTGCTGTTCGACGTGCTTGGAGGCGTAGCCGACCGCGGGCGAGGCCGAGCAGGGCCGGCTCGCGCAGGTCAGGGTCTGGCCCTGGGCCAGGCACGCACGCAGGGTGTCCTGGAACGAGTACCAGGCGCCCTGGTTGAGGGGCTCTTCCTGGGTCCAGACCACCGGAGCGTTGGGGTACTTGGCGAGCTCGGCCTTGATCTGGGCCTCGGGGAAGGGATAGAGCTGCTCCATGCGGATCAGCGCGACGTTGTTGAGGCCGTGCTGCTCGCGGGCCTCGACCAGCTCCCAGTAGAGCTTGCCGCTGCACAGCACCACCCGGTCGATGCCGGTCGAGGGCCGATCGTCGCCGATCACCTCCTTGAAGCGGCCGGTGGCGAGCTCGTCGAGGGTCGAGACCGAGAGCTTGTGGCGCAGCATGCTCTTGGGCGACATGATG from Pantanalinema sp. includes these protein-coding regions:
- a CDS encoding MFS transporter produces the protein MPFIYLAIVTSFLNLFLQVALTPVFARGLSTDLGLVALAVSAYSIANLVGNLFAGLVVDRFDKVAVLVAGLLAGAAALGLCGTATGIAPLVVLLMLNGLAFSVVTPAAYALLSLHLPDEKRAQGMARSGVTIGLSAMIGPPVAGGLSDLLGHAGAYGAIGGFLVLMGVVLAFGLRGTASGAGDQDVGLRDLVEILGDRRLLPAYLGAFILMYMNGGLVFALPPHLKAMGYRGAMTGALFSTFAVMAIAVFVSPLGNLSRRLGAMRAMAVGAVLLGLGCGLLAFVDRLPLMVAAMAVYGLGFGLVFPAALAALVASSPEGKRGSAFGVFYALFSLGGIAGPFALSRAAGLGVSPFLLATLVPAIAAFGLWSWGARRSLPATA
- a CDS encoding dienelactone hydrolase family protein, encoding METKQGIEAGFVTYPGPKGRLQGYLARPVDGKPHPGVILVQEWWGIEPHIKQLTERLSREGYVVLAPDLYHGRVAAEPSAAEKEMMALNKEAAVEEIARAIAYLQGREDVSPKKLGMTGFCMGGYLTWLTAEATNGQLAAIAPFYAGFYEPSADDIRRVSAPVLAVWGAEDASIPAEARDQVVSLLEQEGKTFKALVLEAPHAFMNDTRPRFRKEAADEAWKELLAWFDHYLRA
- a CDS encoding methyl-accepting chemotaxis protein encodes the protein MLRKIRASLALKVTSALVVVLAILLGGFAALIINYTATTIQNNLIGKGRGLAREGATITAKLFEDGIRAKALTLDDAFDERYVEIPGVAPKKYHTRFDAFTDKAFLAIEDTFLDDEDILFAVAADRNGYIPTHNTKFAKPLTGDPEKDKAGNRTKRLFDDPVGLKAARNTQEEVLVQLYRRDTGELMWDVSSPILVEGRHWGTFRVGFSKARVDAVVNTFIWRMLLASGFILTALSLLVFFLLRRSLRPLEDMARALEGIAVGELDQKVAVRSRDEIGRMALDFSRMVAYLKEVASVAQAMSRGDLSRSVVPKSDRDQFGIAISLMVGELRGIIGQVRHAAHDVARGADVAQGALSETSGAMAEMSGSIRHVSGNAHELVSYVGEASSSIEQMMASIRTVAGNTDNLEAAVNQTSASIEEMASSIQQVALNVKQANRVAERSSEAAEGGREAVGRTIDGMSRVNQVMQEVIVSIEKLGKSSTEIGNIVAVIDDIADQTNLLALNAAIEAARAAEHGRGFAVVADEVRKLAERSATATKEIADLIKGIQHETDEAVRSARQGDAALQEGTRLAQVAGEALEGMVSSVREVSGLMTQIAQATSEQSHAAEQITVAVTSMNALTSEVTAATREQAVGSEQIVKVVEGMHRMTQEVSLATSEQMKTGDQVVRSVEHIHQLSTGLHREAQALSEAVAFFQDAEQESKALVAARP
- the lpdA gene encoding dihydrolipoyl dehydrogenase, producing the protein MDIFDVVVIGGGPGGYVAAIRAGELGFKTACIDDGSNKEGKPSLGGTCLNVGCIPSKALLDTSERYEQIRHELGDHGITVTGASIDVTKMLSRKESVVAKLSGGIAGMFRKAKVTSIHGLGRLVRKDGEVWVIASGDQEIGAKNVIVATGSSPRALPIAPFDGDKVVENAGALSFTEVPKKLGVIGAGVIGLELGSVWRRLGAQVTVLEAAPAFLAAADGQVAKEALKQLTAQGLDLHMGVSIDRVDATGAGVKVTYTENGEEKTLECDKLIVSIGRVPNTKGLGAEAVGLALDERGFVATTEYRTNLDGIYAIGDVIGGAMLAHKAESEAVALVERLAGQAGSVNYDAIPWVIYTSPEIAWVGKTEEQLKAAGVAYKKGSYQFAFNGRALGHNDTRGFIKVIADAKTDKVLGVHMIGPNVSELLAEAVSVMEFGGSAEDIARTMHAHPTLSEVLKEAAHAVH
- the odhB gene encoding 2-oxoglutarate dehydrogenase complex dihydrolipoyllysine-residue succinyltransferase, producing the protein MLLEVKVPVFSESISEGTLLDWNKKVGDRVERGDMLIGIETDKVVLEVTAQAGGVVTSILKKEGDTVETNDLLAVIDTEAAAAASAPAAVEAPAAPAAAPAAGAKPVSTELSPAVRKMVAETGVDAQAIAGTGKDGRLTKGDVMAHVEAPKAAVAPAAPVALPVGVRPSQRVPMTRIRARIAQRLKEVQNTAALLTTFNEVNMKPVMDLRKKYQDQFVKKYGIKLGFMSFFVAAVTEALKQFPVVNASVEGNDIVYHGFFDIGIAVASERGLVVPILRDTDGMSLADIEKAIAAYADKARAGKLTLEDMTGGTFSITNGGTFGSMLSTPIVNQPQSAILGMHNITERPVAENGQVVIRPMMYLALSYDHRIIDGKEAVQFLVTVKNLLEDPARMLLKL